A stretch of Crossiella cryophila DNA encodes these proteins:
- a CDS encoding glycosyltransferase family 4 protein, translated as MSEKAARPIACTITTAAGMPAARVLAGSYLEWNPGHEFVIAVLDGDRGARQANGVRVVGWDGFGLDEESYLRLATAFPAAELRVALVPFLLRALLTRTDLVTSLSRDSKVFAPFVRLADLTRAHGAVLLPRLLAPLPDDGRAPSEAEVLAGGVFDPAFLSVTGRAGAMLDYLCERVGRNALSGDDRWPRWTDEVAALFPHVVLRDPGVGVGHWNAGQRPVTADVSGTVRAGGELLRTFVFSGYRPERPWLLADLPGRPRVLLSEQPAVRALCETYRGELLAAGYQPDTPELCRFDELPDGTPLTPLVRELFRAEWGKAAAKQLAGKAAEVPPHAFGPDKGGAFRDWLAGPGNPTQAHSGLNRWVTAIWDSRVDLRVVFPRPTEGDNEAYRQWCRTVATAEHDLAEWAVPEPALERPAPVAEFGVNLLGHLTAELGVGELGRALHKAVHAAGIPTATVVEDFLVNNRTAIERPTSLGAPRYPLSVLCINADTTTLAVDLYPQLFHQRYRIGVWSWELDEFPPSMHRAYELVDEIWTISEFCRAAISAHTDKPVKVFPIPISDPGPPNRGRRLPGAPLRFLFAFDFNSIAARKNPWGLVEAFRLAFPDDPDVRLVVKAINGELHPGAAERLRTLIGADPRIELVERYLSVAELAALYDESDCYVSLHRSEGFGFTVAEAMIRGLPVISTDYSGTAEFLDAVTGYPVPFEFTQVGEGWEPYPATARWAEPDPAAAARAMRRVADDPEHAAAVGRAGREYILRTRTVSAAANWVREQLEQAYGAAARRGA; from the coding sequence ATGAGCGAGAAGGCGGCGCGGCCGATCGCCTGCACCATCACCACCGCCGCCGGGATGCCCGCGGCGCGGGTGCTCGCCGGTTCCTATCTGGAGTGGAACCCGGGGCATGAGTTCGTCATCGCGGTGCTCGACGGGGACCGGGGCGCGCGGCAGGCCAACGGGGTCCGGGTGGTCGGCTGGGACGGGTTCGGGCTCGACGAGGAGAGCTACCTGCGGCTGGCGACCGCGTTCCCGGCGGCCGAACTGCGTGTCGCGCTGGTGCCGTTCCTGCTGCGCGCGTTGCTGACCAGGACCGATCTGGTGACCAGCCTGAGCAGGGACAGCAAGGTGTTCGCGCCGTTCGTCCGGCTGGCCGATCTGACCAGGGCGCATGGCGCGGTGCTGCTGCCCAGGCTGCTGGCGCCGCTGCCGGATGACGGGCGCGCGCCGAGCGAGGCCGAGGTGCTGGCCGGTGGCGTGTTCGACCCGGCGTTCCTGAGCGTGACCGGGCGGGCCGGGGCGATGCTGGACTACCTGTGCGAGCGGGTCGGGCGCAACGCGTTGAGCGGGGACGACCGGTGGCCGAGGTGGACCGACGAGGTCGCGGCGCTGTTCCCGCACGTGGTGCTGCGTGATCCCGGGGTCGGGGTCGGGCACTGGAACGCCGGGCAGCGGCCGGTGACCGCGGATGTCAGCGGGACCGTGCGGGCCGGTGGCGAACTGCTGCGCACGTTCGTCTTCAGCGGGTACCGGCCGGAGCGGCCGTGGTTGCTGGCCGATCTGCCGGGGCGGCCGAGGGTGCTGTTGTCCGAGCAGCCCGCGGTGCGCGCGCTGTGCGAGACCTACCGGGGTGAGCTGCTGGCCGCGGGCTATCAGCCGGACACCCCTGAGTTGTGCCGGTTCGACGAGCTGCCGGACGGCACGCCGTTGACGCCGCTGGTCCGGGAGTTGTTCCGGGCGGAATGGGGCAAGGCGGCGGCCAAGCAGCTGGCGGGCAAAGCGGCCGAGGTCCCACCGCACGCGTTCGGGCCGGACAAGGGCGGCGCGTTCCGGGACTGGCTGGCCGGGCCGGGCAATCCGACCCAGGCGCATTCCGGGCTGAACCGCTGGGTGACCGCGATCTGGGACAGCCGGGTCGACCTGCGGGTGGTGTTCCCGCGCCCGACCGAGGGCGACAACGAGGCGTACCGGCAGTGGTGCCGGACAGTGGCCACCGCCGAGCACGACCTGGCGGAGTGGGCGGTGCCGGAACCCGCGCTGGAGCGGCCCGCGCCGGTGGCCGAGTTCGGGGTGAACCTGCTGGGGCACCTGACCGCGGAGCTGGGCGTCGGCGAGCTGGGCCGGGCGCTGCACAAGGCGGTGCACGCGGCGGGGATCCCGACCGCGACCGTGGTCGAGGACTTCCTGGTGAACAACCGGACCGCGATCGAGCGGCCGACCTCGCTGGGCGCACCGCGGTACCCGCTGAGCGTGCTGTGCATCAACGCCGACACCACCACGCTCGCGGTGGACCTCTACCCGCAGCTGTTCCACCAGCGGTACCGGATCGGCGTGTGGTCCTGGGAGCTGGACGAGTTCCCGCCGAGCATGCACAGGGCGTACGAGCTGGTCGACGAGATCTGGACGATCAGCGAGTTCTGCCGGGCGGCGATCAGCGCGCACACGGACAAACCGGTGAAGGTGTTCCCGATCCCGATCAGCGACCCCGGTCCGCCCAACCGCGGCCGCAGGCTGCCCGGCGCGCCGTTGCGGTTCCTGTTCGCCTTCGACTTCAACAGCATCGCGGCGCGGAAGAACCCGTGGGGCCTGGTGGAGGCGTTCCGGCTGGCCTTCCCGGACGATCCGGACGTGCGCCTGGTGGTCAAGGCGATCAACGGCGAGCTGCACCCCGGCGCCGCGGAGCGGTTGCGCACGCTGATCGGCGCTGATCCGCGGATCGAGCTGGTCGAGCGGTACCTGTCGGTGGCCGAGCTGGCCGCGCTCTACGACGAGAGCGACTGCTACGTCTCGCTGCACCGCTCGGAGGGCTTCGGGTTCACCGTGGCCGAGGCGATGATCCGCGGGCTGCCGGTGATCTCCACCGACTACTCGGGCACGGCGGAGTTCCTGGACGCGGTGACCGGCTACCCGGTGCCGTTCGAGTTCACCCAGGTGGGTGAGGGCTGGGAGCCGTACCCGGCGACGGCGCGGTGGGCCGAGCCTGATCCGGCGGCCGCGGCGCGGGCCATGCGGCGGGTGGCGGATGATCCTGAGCACGCCGCTGCGGTGGGCCGGGCGGGTCGCGAGTACATTCTGCGTACCCGCACCGTGTCGGCCGCTGCGAACTGGGTGCGCGAGCAGCTCGAACAGGCGTACGGCGCTGCTGCGCGACGAGGCGCCTGA
- a CDS encoding DUF2079 domain-containing protein, translated as MSEQAGVPDKDTPQVRGGFTPIASIDIEAPAWLRRISWPAVLVGLIGLLPVAASVVEVLRSPRLHFIDYWTVLSRLTNDDGTLIPRALLGYHHEHPMFVPQFLFWLDARFLGGSNHTLGLLALVLAGGLVVVLNRMLPRELGVLTRTALTVGFVFLVFSTTATELFGQGMSGISWFPVLLSSALALLCAQRGRPWLSFGFGVLACVCHATGFGVWPAIALIAWLRGDKARRVVWPLVVGAAVVAVWAVTVTRERISAGRLDADDYLATVASTVGQLWSARVEDLAVGMGAFTAAGVLALTVALIRDRGLGRSVSPAAAGFSGLGIFVLAGAAMVAYSRTQFGVGVGMSGRYAAFAALATAALVVLIVLRRSRIPANTVVAGVLVLSAVTWVLGNGQAGIQRRLYPNQEVAAVALRVNATAQLARLRVKPEVRPAALALGVYPFNSDFSLGCGAGRELGDKVDLSTVKDLAQPGDPGPNTGHVDTGPVRGDAEITGWALVRNQAPDCVLVLDQAGTVVGGGVAGLTRRDLAQQLRIDEMNAGFSAVATPGSTAPSVVVRSGGELYRVAAVARKG; from the coding sequence TTGAGCGAGCAGGCAGGTGTGCCGGACAAGGACACGCCACAGGTCCGGGGTGGCTTCACGCCGATCGCCTCGATCGACATCGAGGCGCCGGCGTGGCTGCGCCGGATCTCCTGGCCGGCGGTGCTGGTCGGGCTGATCGGCCTGTTGCCGGTCGCCGCGTCGGTGGTCGAGGTGCTGCGGTCGCCGCGACTGCACTTCATCGACTACTGGACGGTGCTCAGCAGGCTCACCAACGACGACGGGACGCTGATCCCGCGCGCGCTGCTGGGCTACCACCACGAGCACCCGATGTTCGTGCCGCAGTTCCTGTTCTGGCTGGACGCCCGGTTCCTCGGCGGGTCCAACCACACCCTCGGCCTGCTGGCCCTGGTGCTGGCAGGCGGGCTGGTCGTGGTGCTCAACCGGATGCTGCCGAGGGAACTGGGCGTGCTCACCCGCACCGCGCTGACCGTCGGGTTTGTCTTCCTGGTCTTCTCCACCACCGCGACCGAGCTGTTCGGCCAGGGCATGAGCGGGATCAGCTGGTTCCCGGTGCTGCTCAGCTCGGCGCTGGCGCTGCTGTGCGCGCAGCGGGGCAGGCCGTGGCTGTCCTTCGGTTTCGGCGTGCTCGCCTGCGTGTGCCACGCCACCGGGTTCGGTGTGTGGCCTGCCATCGCGTTGATCGCCTGGCTGCGCGGCGACAAGGCCCGCCGGGTGGTCTGGCCACTGGTCGTGGGCGCGGCCGTGGTCGCGGTGTGGGCGGTCACCGTGACCAGGGAGCGGATCTCCGCCGGCAGGCTGGACGCGGATGACTACCTGGCCACGGTCGCCAGCACGGTCGGCCAGCTCTGGTCGGCCAGGGTGGAGGATCTGGCCGTCGGGATGGGCGCGTTCACCGCGGCCGGTGTGCTCGCGCTGACCGTGGCGCTCATCCGGGATCGCGGTCTTGGCCGGTCGGTCTCGCCTGCCGCGGCCGGGTTCTCCGGGCTGGGGATCTTCGTGCTGGCCGGGGCGGCGATGGTGGCCTACTCGCGGACCCAGTTCGGGGTCGGGGTCGGCATGAGCGGCCGGTACGCGGCCTTCGCCGCGCTGGCCACCGCCGCGCTGGTGGTGCTGATCGTGCTGCGCCGGTCCCGGATTCCGGCGAACACGGTGGTGGCCGGGGTGCTGGTGCTCAGCGCGGTGACCTGGGTGCTGGGCAACGGTCAGGCCGGCATCCAGCGTCGGCTGTACCCGAACCAGGAGGTGGCCGCGGTGGCGCTGCGGGTCAACGCGACCGCGCAGCTGGCCCGGCTGCGGGTGAAGCCCGAGGTGCGCCCGGCCGCGCTGGCCCTTGGTGTGTATCCGTTCAACAGTGACTTCTCGCTGGGTTGTGGGGCCGGGCGCGAACTCGGGGACAAGGTCGATCTGAGCACGGTGAAGGACCTGGCCCAGCCCGGCGATCCCGGGCCGAACACCGGGCATGTGGACACCGGTCCGGTGCGGGGCGACGCGGAGATCACCGGCTGGGCGCTGGTGCGCAACCAGGCCCCGGACTGCGTGCTGGTGCTGGATCAGGCAGGCACCGTGGTCGGCGGCGGGGTGGCCGGGCTGACCCGGCGCGATCTCGCCCAGCAGTTGCGGATCGACGAGATGAACGCGGGTTTCAGCGCGGTGGCCACCCCGGGGTCGACCGCGCCGAGCGTGGTGGTTCGTTCGGGCGGAGAGCTGTACCGGGTCGCCGCGGTCGCGAGAAAGGGCTGA
- a CDS encoding glycosyltransferase, whose translation MAAPEQEMLWRGLLAPVRTTAEARLVQVGPEGLTEGGPFDLALLDGSLEHTADPAGLLGQVTGQLAADGVLVLAVHNQLGLGQLLGKADPVRERMWLGAADYPGRPGPRTWSRRVLTGLLEGAGLTAQRWLLCYPDHVRPRVLVDGAVFERADRLELVDKLVRDPLLGAADEQLAAAPGRRLHQLALAEGFAAAVAPAFLVVAGRTPEAVARVTGPGLAWLVNSSRQPRWQRARRLSADLVLETIEGTDNTEGWLRQRVVPAEPWLPGRCLDTELLDALAAGDLDRAGGLLGLWCRTCLAQARPLTAEDLRHPFLPGRVGVPVLPPDCLDVHPGNLVLGPDREVRRIDLEWEAGSGVDAELALLRGLREFARELRDSGAPHPWPAETNLQKLLFRLADLCGLGGPARQRWVELTSAEASLQELVSGAPRDRVLATLEADAVLPGRPRVWELPPGLGEVGRALAAKEQAEKTARSLWTDVEALRQQIAHRQAELTQAKAQAEELRAELTKEHQAAEEALRAADAERESLRQELARTQDELVELDNRVGSAFAGLAEATADFEQVRSEVDAARADAAGQASASQQLRDRLARTRARLDALEGSSLVRAGHRYVWPAARAARGMRDLLLGRGGAEPDSVLRRASRYAPALTPLLARRLRVREGAAREAGLRFAVDVPGEPVHIGRGQVVDLAGWAVHADLPVRAVWIKADGRMVPANLGYHRPVVRQELGAAGWHVPEGSGFRARIPLPAGPTRHDLPLELIVDLSDGTRLHRALPSLRTRAEVGIRPVRVEWPGSGPRVAICLATYHPERRFLAEQLDSIRKQTHDNWVCVISDDGTDPAARSVLAELTDGDPRFVVVEHERNVGFYRNFERALRLAPLDADAIALSDQDDVWDPDKLAVQLERLADPKVQLVYCDMRLIDDDGKLIAKTSWGKRRNQWSELDALLMLNTVTGAASLVRADLVRERVLPFPPGTPTAYHDQWIAATALSVGALSFVDRPLQSYRQHGENVTGWMLPWWTSGLPGPVGLAELSLGIDRRLTPRRREELEHVVEHELRRIAQFASVLLARNGDQLGAADRGELVKLAGVERQLSVLVELAARNGKRPETGGTERYFLTAALRWHALRRARRRMPERTVPPLD comes from the coding sequence GTGGCTGCCCCTGAGCAGGAGATGCTGTGGCGCGGGCTGCTCGCGCCGGTCCGGACCACCGCGGAGGCGCGGCTGGTGCAGGTCGGTCCGGAGGGGCTGACCGAGGGCGGGCCGTTCGACCTGGCGTTGCTGGATGGATCGCTGGAGCACACCGCGGATCCGGCCGGGCTGCTCGGCCAGGTGACCGGGCAGCTGGCGGCCGATGGCGTGCTGGTGCTGGCGGTGCACAACCAGCTCGGGCTGGGGCAGTTGCTGGGCAAGGCCGATCCGGTGCGGGAGCGGATGTGGCTGGGCGCGGCGGACTACCCGGGCAGGCCGGGGCCGCGGACCTGGAGTCGCCGGGTGCTGACCGGGCTGCTGGAGGGGGCCGGGCTGACCGCGCAGCGCTGGTTGCTGTGCTACCCGGACCACGTGCGGCCGCGGGTGCTGGTGGACGGCGCGGTGTTCGAGCGGGCGGACCGGCTGGAGCTGGTCGACAAGCTGGTGCGGGATCCGTTGCTGGGCGCCGCGGACGAGCAGCTGGCGGCGGCGCCGGGGCGGCGGTTGCACCAGTTGGCGCTGGCCGAGGGTTTCGCGGCGGCGGTGGCGCCTGCCTTCCTGGTGGTGGCCGGGCGGACGCCGGAGGCGGTGGCCAGGGTGACCGGGCCGGGGCTGGCCTGGCTGGTGAACTCGAGCAGGCAGCCGCGCTGGCAGCGGGCCCGCCGGTTGAGCGCGGACCTGGTGCTGGAGACGATCGAGGGCACCGACAACACCGAGGGCTGGCTGCGGCAGCGGGTGGTTCCGGCCGAGCCGTGGCTGCCGGGTCGGTGTCTGGACACCGAGTTGCTGGACGCGCTCGCCGCCGGTGATCTGGACCGGGCCGGTGGGCTGCTGGGCCTGTGGTGCCGGACCTGTCTGGCCCAGGCTCGACCGCTGACCGCCGAGGACCTGCGGCATCCGTTCCTGCCTGGCCGGGTCGGCGTGCCGGTGCTGCCGCCGGACTGTCTGGACGTGCACCCGGGGAACCTGGTGCTGGGGCCGGACCGGGAGGTGCGCCGGATCGACCTGGAGTGGGAGGCCGGGTCGGGGGTGGACGCGGAACTGGCGTTGTTGCGCGGGCTGCGCGAGTTCGCCAGGGAGCTGCGGGATTCCGGCGCGCCGCATCCGTGGCCCGCCGAGACGAATCTGCAGAAGTTGTTGTTCCGGCTGGCTGATCTGTGCGGACTGGGTGGTCCGGCGCGGCAGCGGTGGGTCGAGCTGACCTCGGCCGAGGCCTCGTTGCAGGAGCTGGTGTCGGGGGCGCCGCGGGATCGGGTGCTGGCGACGCTGGAAGCCGATGCGGTGCTGCCGGGCAGACCACGGGTGTGGGAGTTGCCGCCGGGGCTTGGCGAGGTGGGCCGGGCGCTGGCGGCCAAGGAGCAGGCGGAGAAGACCGCCCGCTCGCTGTGGACCGATGTGGAGGCGCTGCGTCAGCAGATCGCGCACCGGCAGGCCGAGCTGACCCAGGCGAAGGCGCAGGCCGAGGAGCTGCGGGCGGAGCTGACCAAGGAGCACCAGGCGGCCGAGGAGGCGTTGCGGGCCGCGGACGCCGAGCGGGAGTCACTGCGGCAGGAACTCGCGCGCACCCAGGACGAGCTGGTCGAACTGGACAACCGGGTGGGCAGCGCGTTCGCCGGGCTGGCCGAGGCGACCGCGGATTTCGAGCAGGTGCGCTCGGAGGTGGACGCGGCTCGGGCGGACGCGGCCGGGCAGGCCAGCGCCAGTCAGCAGCTGCGGGACCGGCTGGCCAGGACCCGGGCGCGGCTGGACGCGCTGGAGGGGTCCTCGCTGGTGCGGGCCGGGCACCGGTACGTGTGGCCGGCCGCGCGGGCGGCAAGGGGCATGCGGGATCTGCTGCTGGGCCGGGGCGGGGCGGAGCCGGACAGCGTGTTGCGGCGGGCCAGCCGGTACGCGCCCGCGCTGACCCCGTTGCTGGCCAGGCGATTGCGGGTGCGCGAGGGCGCGGCGCGGGAGGCCGGGCTGCGGTTCGCGGTGGACGTGCCGGGCGAACCGGTGCACATCGGGCGTGGTCAGGTGGTGGATCTGGCCGGCTGGGCGGTGCACGCGGACCTGCCGGTGCGGGCGGTGTGGATCAAGGCCGATGGGCGGATGGTCCCGGCGAACCTGGGCTACCACCGGCCGGTGGTGCGGCAGGAGCTGGGCGCGGCCGGCTGGCACGTGCCGGAGGGCAGTGGGTTCCGGGCACGGATTCCGTTGCCTGCCGGGCCGACTAGGCACGACCTGCCGCTGGAACTGATCGTCGACCTCAGCGACGGCACCCGGTTGCACCGGGCGTTGCCGAGCCTGCGGACCAGGGCCGAGGTGGGCATCCGGCCGGTGCGGGTGGAGTGGCCGGGGTCGGGTCCGCGGGTGGCGATCTGCCTGGCGACCTACCACCCGGAGCGGCGGTTCCTGGCCGAGCAGCTGGACTCGATCCGGAAGCAGACCCACGACAACTGGGTGTGCGTGATCTCCGATGACGGCACGGATCCGGCGGCACGGAGTGTGCTGGCCGAACTGACCGACGGGGATCCGCGGTTCGTGGTGGTCGAGCACGAACGGAACGTGGGCTTCTACCGCAACTTCGAGCGCGCGTTGCGGCTGGCGCCGTTGGACGCGGACGCGATCGCGCTGTCCGACCAGGACGATGTGTGGGATCCGGACAAGCTCGCGGTGCAGCTGGAGCGGCTGGCCGACCCCAAGGTGCAGCTCGTCTACTGCGATATGCGGCTGATCGACGACGACGGCAAGCTGATCGCCAAGACCTCCTGGGGCAAGCGGCGCAACCAGTGGAGCGAACTGGACGCGCTGCTGATGCTGAACACGGTGACCGGCGCGGCCTCGCTGGTGCGGGCGGACCTGGTGCGCGAGCGGGTGTTGCCGTTCCCGCCTGGCACACCGACGGCGTATCACGACCAGTGGATCGCGGCGACGGCGTTGTCGGTCGGCGCACTGTCCTTTGTGGACCGTCCGTTGCAGTCCTACCGGCAGCACGGGGAGAACGTCACCGGGTGGATGCTGCCGTGGTGGACCTCCGGCCTGCCGGGACCGGTGGGACTGGCCGAGCTGAGCCTGGGCATCGACCGGCGGCTGACCCCGCGGCGGCGCGAGGAGCTGGAGCACGTCGTCGAGCACGAGCTGCGGCGGATCGCCCAGTTCGCCTCGGTGTTGCTGGCGCGCAACGGGGATCAGCTGGGTGCGGCCGATCGCGGTGAGCTGGTGAAGCTGGCCGGGGTGGAGCGGCAGTTGTCGGTGCTGGTGGAGCTGGCCGCGCGGAACGGGAAGCGGCCGGAGACCGGTGGGACGGAGCGGTACTTCCTGACCGCGGCGCTGCGCTGGCATGCGTTGCGGCGGGCGCGGCGGCGGATGCCGGAACGGACCGTGCCACCGCTGGACTGA
- a CDS encoding ArnT family glycosyltransferase, with the protein MSRSALAVVGLVVLVLTVASFGYGFHRDELYFLAAGDHLAWGYPDQPPVTPLLAWLAESISPGSVWAVRIPATLASAATVLLVALIAREMGASRRGQFLAAVAMAASGYVLVTGHLLLTNTPELCLAALAGWLVARLLRTGDRWLLGPLGVVTGVGLLTKSLFALLVFALLVGVLVAGPRRVLRSWWLLAGVGIAALLWLPNLLWQAGHGWPQIEMMGVLAAEGNLGGRLGFVPFQFLLFGPVLSVVWLAGLVRLLRAPEFRAFGVAYLVMAVLLLVGGGTAYYLADGYPALVAAGAIGVDRWLTSRGRGVLVGVAVTGSAVMNALLGLPIVPAEQLRDTPIVAIYHEAGEQVGWPRLVEQVAAAHRALPEAERARAVVVTTNYGQAGAIRVFGPAHGLPAVFSGHNGWANWAAPPDAAEVVLVVGGRQPPPWTRVCRSLVAAGTVDNGAGLDNDEQGTPIRVCRGMSRPWSQVWPELRRLS; encoded by the coding sequence ATGTCGAGATCTGCGCTGGCGGTGGTGGGGCTGGTCGTGCTGGTGCTGACCGTGGCCAGCTTCGGCTACGGGTTCCACCGGGACGAGCTGTACTTCCTCGCCGCCGGAGATCACCTGGCCTGGGGTTATCCGGATCAGCCGCCGGTGACGCCGCTGCTGGCCTGGCTGGCCGAGTCGATCTCGCCGGGGTCGGTGTGGGCGGTGCGGATCCCGGCCACGCTCGCCTCGGCGGCCACGGTGCTGCTGGTGGCGCTGATCGCGCGCGAGATGGGGGCTTCCCGGCGCGGGCAGTTCCTCGCCGCGGTTGCGATGGCGGCCTCCGGGTATGTGCTGGTCACCGGGCATCTGCTGCTGACCAACACGCCGGAGCTGTGCCTGGCCGCGCTGGCCGGGTGGCTGGTGGCGCGGTTGCTGCGGACCGGGGACCGGTGGCTGCTGGGGCCACTCGGGGTGGTGACCGGGGTGGGGTTGCTGACCAAATCGCTGTTCGCGTTGCTGGTGTTCGCGCTGCTGGTCGGGGTGCTGGTGGCGGGGCCGCGGCGGGTGTTGCGGAGCTGGTGGCTGCTCGCCGGAGTGGGGATCGCGGCGTTGCTGTGGTTGCCGAATCTGCTCTGGCAGGCGGGTCACGGGTGGCCGCAGATCGAGATGATGGGGGTGCTGGCGGCCGAGGGGAATCTGGGTGGGCGGCTGGGGTTCGTGCCGTTCCAGTTCCTGTTGTTCGGGCCGGTGCTGTCGGTGGTGTGGCTGGCCGGGCTGGTGCGGTTGCTGCGTGCGCCGGAGTTCCGCGCCTTTGGTGTGGCGTACCTGGTGATGGCGGTGTTGCTGCTGGTCGGCGGGGGTACCGCGTACTACCTGGCTGACGGGTATCCGGCGCTGGTCGCGGCGGGGGCGATCGGGGTGGATCGGTGGCTGACCAGCCGGGGGCGCGGGGTGCTGGTGGGTGTCGCGGTGACGGGGTCGGCGGTAATGAACGCGCTGCTCGGGTTGCCGATCGTGCCCGCGGAGCAGTTGCGGGACACCCCGATCGTGGCGATCTATCACGAGGCCGGAGAGCAGGTGGGCTGGCCGCGGTTGGTGGAGCAGGTGGCGGCGGCGCATCGCGCGTTGCCGGAGGCTGAACGGGCGCGGGCGGTGGTGGTGACCACGAACTACGGGCAGGCCGGGGCGATCAGGGTGTTCGGGCCCGCGCACGGGCTGCCCGCGGTGTTCAGCGGGCACAACGGGTGGGCGAACTGGGCGGCGCCGCCGGATGCCGCCGAGGTGGTGCTGGTGGTCGGTGGGCGGCAGCCGCCGCCGTGGACGCGGGTGTGCCGGAGCCTGGTGGCGGCCGGGACCGTGGACAACGGGGCCGGGCTGGACAACGACGAGCAGGGCACGCCGATCCGGGTCTGCCGGGGCATGAGCAGGCCGTGGTCGCAGGTGTGGCCGGAGTTGCGGCGGCTGTCCTGA